From Pantoea sp. Ep11b, the proteins below share one genomic window:
- the priA gene encoding primosomal protein N', protein MPVVQVALPVPLPRLFDYLPPQGAQPVIGGRVSVPFGNRKMIGIVVAFRDSSDLPEAQLRRVGEVLDSESLFPPSLWRILNWAAHYYHSPQGEVLSHAIPVLLRQGKAAQDTPLWRWEITELGRATAPESLKRAPKQQQALAALRQQPLYRHQTGDHDLTDATLQALRAKGLCELHAHQPDRHDWRSTYAVKGERLRLNTDQAMAVGAIRADDENYAAWLLAGITGSGKTEVYLSVLENVLARGKQALVLVPEIGLTPQTIARFRERFDAPIDVLHSALNDSERLAVWLRARRGETAIVIGTRSALFTPLARPGVIIIDEEHDSSYKQQEGWRYQARDLAVFRAHEENIPIVMGSATPALETLHNVRSGKYRQLDLTKRAGNARPALQQLIDLKGVQLIGGLAPGLIAKMRQHLQADNQVLLFLNRRGFSPALLCHDCGWIAECTRCDRYYTLHQHHRQLRCHHCDSQRPLPNQCPQCGSTHLLPVGVGTEQLEQQLGTLFPGVPVSRIDRDTTSRKGALEQHLADVHRGGARILVGTQMLAKGHHFPDVTLVSLLDVDGALFSADFRAAERFAQLYTQVAGRAGRAGKQGEVLLQTHHPEHPLLQTLLHQGYPAFAQQALLERQAVHLPPWSRHALFRAEDMDNQQAAEFLQQLRNLLEASPLNDQAMWFMGPLPALQPKRSGRWRWQLLLQHPSRQRLQQLLSSSLPLVSTLPAARKVKWTLDIDPTES, encoded by the coding sequence ATGCCCGTCGTTCAGGTTGCCCTGCCCGTCCCGTTGCCCCGCCTGTTTGATTATCTGCCGCCGCAGGGCGCGCAGCCGGTCATTGGCGGCCGCGTGAGTGTGCCCTTTGGCAATCGAAAAATGATCGGCATCGTGGTCGCCTTCCGCGACAGCAGCGACCTGCCGGAAGCGCAGCTCAGGCGGGTCGGCGAGGTGCTGGATAGCGAGTCACTCTTTCCGCCCTCGCTCTGGCGCATTTTGAACTGGGCCGCGCACTACTATCACTCGCCGCAGGGCGAAGTCCTGAGCCACGCAATTCCGGTGCTGCTGCGTCAGGGGAAAGCGGCGCAGGATACTCCGCTATGGCGCTGGGAAATCACCGAGCTGGGCCGGGCGACCGCGCCAGAGAGCCTGAAGCGGGCGCCTAAGCAGCAGCAGGCGCTGGCGGCACTGCGTCAGCAGCCGCTCTATCGTCATCAGACTGGCGATCACGATCTCACCGACGCGACCCTGCAGGCTCTGCGCGCCAAAGGGCTGTGCGAACTGCATGCGCATCAGCCGGACCGGCATGACTGGCGGTCAACCTATGCCGTCAAAGGCGAGCGTCTGCGCCTGAATACCGACCAGGCGATGGCCGTCGGCGCCATTCGGGCCGATGATGAGAACTATGCGGCCTGGCTGCTGGCGGGGATTACCGGTTCCGGCAAAACCGAGGTTTACCTCAGCGTACTGGAGAATGTGCTGGCGCGCGGTAAACAGGCGCTGGTGCTGGTGCCTGAGATTGGCCTGACCCCGCAGACTATCGCACGCTTTCGTGAACGTTTTGATGCCCCCATTGATGTGCTGCATTCCGCCCTGAACGACAGCGAGCGGCTGGCCGTCTGGTTGCGTGCGCGACGCGGCGAAACGGCGATTGTCATTGGAACCCGCTCGGCGCTGTTTACCCCGCTGGCGCGTCCTGGCGTCATTATTATTGATGAGGAGCATGACAGCTCCTACAAACAGCAGGAGGGCTGGCGCTATCAGGCGCGCGACCTGGCTGTCTTCCGCGCGCATGAAGAGAACATCCCGATTGTGATGGGCTCCGCGACACCGGCGCTGGAGACGCTGCACAACGTGCGCAGCGGCAAATATCGCCAGCTCGACCTGACAAAACGTGCCGGTAACGCCAGACCGGCGCTGCAACAGCTTATCGATTTAAAGGGCGTGCAGCTGATCGGCGGCCTGGCTCCAGGCCTGATCGCGAAAATGCGCCAGCACCTGCAGGCCGACAACCAGGTGCTGCTGTTTCTCAACCGCCGGGGGTTTTCGCCCGCCCTGCTCTGTCACGACTGCGGCTGGATTGCCGAGTGTACCCGCTGTGACCGCTACTACACGCTGCATCAGCATCATCGCCAGCTGCGCTGCCATCATTGCGACAGCCAGCGTCCGCTGCCCAATCAATGCCCGCAGTGCGGTTCGACCCATCTGCTGCCGGTCGGTGTGGGCACGGAGCAGCTTGAGCAGCAACTCGGCACCCTCTTCCCCGGCGTGCCGGTGTCGCGTATCGATCGCGACACCACCAGTCGCAAAGGGGCGCTGGAGCAGCATCTGGCCGACGTTCACCGCGGTGGCGCACGCATCCTGGTCGGCACTCAGATGCTGGCCAAGGGCCACCACTTCCCTGACGTCACGCTGGTGTCGCTGCTGGATGTCGACGGTGCGCTGTTCTCCGCGGACTTTCGTGCGGCGGAGCGCTTTGCCCAGCTCTACACTCAGGTCGCCGGGCGGGCTGGCCGGGCGGGCAAACAGGGCGAAGTTCTGCTGCAGACGCATCATCCGGAGCATCCGTTACTGCAGACGCTGCTGCATCAGGGCTATCCGGCGTTCGCCCAACAGGCGTTACTGGAGCGACAGGCGGTTCACCTGCCGCCCTGGAGCCGCCATGCGCTGTTCCGCGCCGAAGATATGGATAACCAGCAGGCAGCAGAGTTTCTGCAACAGCTTCGCAACCTGCTGGAGGCGAGTCCGCTGAATGATCAGGCGATGTGGTTTATGGGGCCTCTGCCCGCGCTGCAGCCCAAACGCAGCGGGCGCTGGCGCTGGCAGCTGCTCTTACAGCACCCCTCCCGCCAGCGTCTGCAGCAGTTGCTGAGCAGCTCGTTACCGCTGGTTTCAACCCTGCCCGCCGCCCGTAAGGTTAAATGGACGCTGGATATCGACCCGACGGAAAGCTGA